The following are from one region of the Lytechinus variegatus isolate NC3 chromosome 4, Lvar_3.0, whole genome shotgun sequence genome:
- the LOC121412631 gene encoding toll-like receptor 3 yields the protein MTSVDFNGMNDFYNLTSLDLSSNSILEIGRYSFSGLSKLQTLTLQNNNIRTIDDGVFDPIENLQSLDLSLNKLHVIPSTMKSLIHLVELDLSYNNISDLRNFDFIAFMPNLTSLKLQGNAINTIDNISLDVLYNSSNLVNIRLCGNPFRCNKALCDFMLYAKLYLSFSSYDLLDFTWGSVKCTYSCGYPFRYLGKTFDNVYGDLCLRSLDLPTEVPVVIKKNRKSVRVISIVLGVLSSGGVMFGFLAFIAFRRLRHLHRGFIFAGHGFVNFNNRRAPDIRFDALVYNHVRESNFVDDRLRPRLEDPPNDFHLCLPLTRDFRLGAKKLNNLRESMIASRCAIFVISEAFVQDARCKQALEVACEFLHRDDLGPAHLKQTGLILIILDPVLLDELPETLRVLVDRLVTLEWENFNEERCWRRLERALEQFREPDEI from the coding sequence ATGACGAGTGTCGATTTTAACGGGATGAATGACTTCTATAACCTTACATCACTAGATTTGAGCAGCAACAGCATTTTGGAAATCGGAAGGTACTCATTTAGTGGATTAAGTAAATTGCAGACATTGACTCTTCAGAATAACAATATAAGAACTATTGATGATGGCGTATTTGATCCCATTGAGAATCTTCAGAGTCTCGATTTGAGCCTTAACAAACTTCATGTAATACCTTCTACGATGAAAAGCCTTATCCaccttgtagaacttgatttaAGTTACAACAACATTTCAGATTTGcggaattttgattttattgcaTTCATGCCAAACCTGACCTCTTTGAAACTCCAAGGAAATGCAATCAATACAATTGATAATATTTCTTTAGATGTTTTGTATAACTCATCAAATTTAGTCAATATCCGACTTTGCGGCAACCCTTTCCGATGTAACAAGGCGCTTTGTGATTTTATGTTGTATGCCAAATTATACCTGTCATTTTCATCGTACGATCTTCTGGACTTTACATGGGGGTCTGTAAAATGTACCTACTCATGTGGCTATCCATTTAGGTACTTGGGAAAAACCTTTGACAATGTTTATGGAGATCTTTGCCTCAGGAGCTTAGACCTACCGACCGAAGTACCGGTGGTTATTAAGAAGAACAGAAAATCTGTACGCGTTATATCAATAGTTTTGGGTGTTCTTAGTAGTGGTGGTGTTATGTTTGGATTCCTTGCCTTCATCGCATTTCGTCGCTTGAGACATCTTCATCGAGGTTTTATCTTTGCTGGACACGGGTTCGTCAATTTCAATAACAGAAGGGCTCCCGATATCAGGTTTGATGCTCTTGTTTATAACCACGTCCGGGAGAGCAATTTTGTCGACGACCGTCTCCGACCAAGGCTTGAAGACCCACCGAACGACTTCCATCTATGCCTTCCGTTGACCCGCGATTTCCGTCTAGGTGCAAAGAAGTTGAACAATCTGCGCGAATCCATGATCGCCAGTAGGTGCGCCATTTTCGTCATCAGCGAGGCATTTGTCCAAGATGCCAGATGCAAGCAGGCACTTGAAGTGGCGTGTGAGTTCTTGCATCGGGATGATCTTGGGCCAGCGCACCTGAAGCAAACGGGACTGATCTTGATAATTTTAGACCCAGTACTCTTGGATGAACTGCCAGAAACCCTGAGAGTCCTAGTCGATCGCTTGGTCACCCTGGAGTGGGAGAACTTCAATGAAGAGCGTTGTTGGAGAAGGCTTGAGCGGGCACTTGAACAATTTAGAGAGCCGGACGAAATATGA
- the LOC121413783 gene encoding tropinone reductase-like 3 has protein sequence MEQIKTMSAPSPVPSTPGPGTSLKGKVALITGASSGIGASVARYFASLGCRLALTGRNLDNLQEVVEECIERGLERDQILLIQANFEDESDVKKTADQTIQKFKQLDVLVNNAGTASLDSIETLKLETFDTIFAVNVRAPLYLTHLLAPHLIASKGTVVNNSSLYGIRPMPSMTSYSLSKKSLDHMTRCIAEELAPYGVRVNAVNPGVIPTRILERMGVTDEAVQKTMFEFCKKTHAMRRTGTVDEIAKVVAFLASSDSSFTTGESLLADGGSHLLVTTVD, from the exons ATGGAACAGATTAAAACAATGTCGGCACCATCTCCAGTTCCATCCACTCCTGGGCCTGGGACATCGTTGAAGGGGAAAGTTGCCCTCATTAcag GAGCTAGCTCAGGTATCGGAGCAAGTGTGGCCCGCTATTTCGCTTCTCTTGGATGTCGGCTAGCCTTGACAGGTCGGAACTTGGATAATCTTCAAGAAGTTGTTGAAGAATGTATCGAGAGAGGTCTGGAAAGGGATCAG ATATTGCTCATTCAGGCAAATTTTGAGGATGAAAGCGATGTGAAGAAAACTGCTGACCAAACCATACAGAAGTTCAAGCAGCTTGATGTTTTG GTTAACAATGCAGGAACGGCTTCTTTGGATTCAATCGAAACATTGAAATTAGAAACTTTTGATACGATATTTGCCGTGAACGTAAGAGCACCCCTTTATCTAACCCATCTACTGGCTCCACACTTAATCGCATCAAAAG GCACTGTTGTTAATAATTCGAGCTTATATGGAATCAGACCC ATGCCATCGATGACAAGCTACTCTCTAAGTAAGAAATCATTAGATCACATGACAAGATGTATCGCTGAAG AATTGGCACCTTATGGAGTCAGGGTTAATGCAGTGAA cCCTGGTGTCATTCCTACTCGAATTTTAGAGCGAATGGGAGTTACAGATGAGGCAGTTCAAAAG ACCATGTTTGAGTTTTGTAAGAAAACTCATGCCATGCGCAGAACTGGGACTGTTGACGAAATCGCTAAAGTTGTTGCTTTCCTCGCATCCAGTGACTCGTCCTTTACCACGGGGGAATCACTCCTAGCAGATGGAGGGAGTCATCTCCTAGTCACTACAGTCGATTAG